The following DNA comes from Salvia splendens isolate huo1 chromosome 17, SspV2, whole genome shotgun sequence.
TATTACattatcaaaattaaatcaaatcctCTGAATTTACTGTATTTTGTCTGCTTTCCGTGCATTACCTCGCATCAGGAATTATGAGCATTGAAGTTCTGTATCATTGGATTATCAATCTTATATCTTGTGAGCATggtttaaaacaaaatttaactGTTGCTGGTACAAAATGGCATTTCAGAGCCCGTTTATGCGAAAAATGATTATTTGTATGATTCAATTTTCCAACAATTTAGCTTAATCTGATACCAATCTCATAGACAATCCCACCCATTTTCTGTAATTGTATGTGATGAGTCCATGATTCTATCGGTCAAGTTCAAATTTGTTTGGCTTCTGCTCAATGGATTTTCATGCATAAATTGGAAGTTACAAAACAGGTGTTCTCTCCATTTGATATTGAAATTAGTTCACTCTTTGTGTTACTTCTTGACAGATGGGTTTCCAGTTTGCTGGAAAAGCTATATATACAGCTGTGTGGGTTGCGGCTGTTTCATTGTTTATGGAGCTGTTAGGTTTCTCAACCCAAAAATGGCTCACAGCTGGGGGTCTTGGGACGGTCCTGCTCACACTAGCTGGACGTGAGGTGTAAATAAAATGGATTGAGTATATCTcaatccatttttttttatttcttacttATTTTTAAGATGTGTTTATGTTTGTAAACTAAGACCGCTTATAAAAGACACTCACGAGTCCTTGGTTTGTTTCTCAGATCTTTACTAATTTCCTTTCAAGTGCAATGATTCATGCGACTCGTCCATTCGTTGTGAATCAGTGGATTCAGACCAAGATTGAAGGTTATGATGTTTCTGGGACAGTTGAGGTTTGTATGGGGTCATCTTCATACATTCATTATAATAGTTGTTGAAACAATAGCTGTGTAACATCATTCTAAAAGGCATGGTGTCTCAAGACATCGAAATCGTATGTTGGCTGTTTAATTTTGTTCTCGGTCTGTATTTCTGTCTGGCCTGTACTGCTATTTGCACATTGCAATGCACATGAACTCTTGAAAATTGCAAACGCCTAGTTCCAAAGTGAACATACAAACGATTCTTAGCCTTATATCATGTTTTTGTCATCACTAATGTTGCTTGACTGCAGCATGTAGGATGGTGGTCGCCGACAATTGTAAGAGGTGAAGATCGTGAAGCTGTCCACATTCCCAACCACAAGTTTACTGTGAATGTTGTGAGAAATCTCACTCAAAAAACTCATTGGCGTATTAAAACCCACCTAGCCATCAGTCACTTGGATGTCAGCAAAATTAATGTGAGTTGTGTAGTTGATAAATTCTCTTGCAAAATAATGGATTGATTCTCTCATTGATCCATCTCAAAATGTCATCTGCTCTGTTCAGAACATTGTAGCTGATATGCGCAAGGTATTGGCGAAGAATCCTCACGTGGAACAACAGAAATTGCACAGACGCGTATTCTTGGACAATATTAATCCTGAAAATCAGGCCCTCATGGtgagatttaattttttaaatcacAATTCAAGGGAATTTTTTTTCTGTCGAAATTAATGTGAAAAACTGTCGATGTTCTCCCCCACCTACCAAGCAAACCCCAAACAGAGAGATAGAGTTTACAAAATCATCTGCATTGAgcttaatttaaaatacaagtgtGAAGATTTCTCATCATTACGTGGAATATGCATTTGTGATACAATTATAACTCCAAATTTACACAATTACACAGATAATGGTCTCCTGCTTTGTGAAGACCTCACATTTTGAAGAATATTTATGCGTTAAGGTGAGAACTCTTTTTTTAGCCTTTGCTCTCTTTCAATAAACACCGCTCTTTACGACTTCTGAATGATGCATTATTTTGGAGGTCATAGCTTATATAAGGATAAGAAATTACATAGTCTAAACTTTCTTTGTGATGTAGGCTGGTAAAATTAGAATCACCCATCTGTCGATTATATATGCCTATCCCTGCATGGTTGCAAAAATGCAAAGTTGATAGAAGTGGCATAAATTTTTCCAGACTTTTCTTCCGTTCTGTTTATTGACATGACACCTGGTTTTTTGTACTAGTTCAGATCAAATTTGTTTTGATTATTGTATTTGATTCCATTTGTTTGGACAACAGGAAGCTACTATGCTCGATCTACTCAGAGTCATCAGGCACCATCGTGCTCGACTGGCCACTCCCATCCGCACAGTTCAGAAAGTATATACTGATGCGGACTTGGACAATGTACCATTTTCAGAAACTATGTATGAtcgagggggagtgtcaaatcGTCCAGTGCTATTGATTGAACCATCCTATAAAATCAATGGAGATGATAAGCCTAGGAACCAGGCTCGATCAGCACGAGCAAATGGGGAGGAAGCTGTCAAGGGAACAAATGACGTGCAAAAATCAGTCACCAAAGCTGATTCCGAGGCTGGTAAAATGCCTAAAGTTGAGACCAAATCCTCATCTGATCCTAAGCACAGTAGCAGTGCAAAAACTGTTGCAAACACTGATAACAAGCCTGTCGAAGAACAAAGTCCAACAGCAGATAGTTCCTCTAAGCAACCGCAAAAGGTGGGGCAAGATGCAAGCTCAGTCTCCTCACCGGATTTGGGGTCCAGAAGATCAGACAATGCCTATTCAACTTCACATTCGAAGCAAGCTGCACAGACACCTGCAACTAAGCCATCTCTGGAAGAGAATATAGTCCTCGGGGTTGCTCTGGATGGCTCGAAGAGGACCCTTCCCATCGAGGAAGAAATGGTTGGCCCACCAAATCCAGAAGACACGAAAGAGTTGGCCTCGTTGCATAGTGGCAATGGGCTAGCAGTAACTGATGAGAAAAACGACAGTAAGAGGCCGAACACCCCTGGCTCACTCAGTAACGAGCAGTCAGATCTGCAAAAATAGAATCATATCTGGCCTATCCCGCACTGCACTAATTGAAAGTATAATCAGAACTGTACATATACACAGGCTATTTTAGAGATTACTGCATGATCTTAGGTACATCTTCCCTTTGATTGATTGGTAAATATGGAAGTAATGGAAAGCTCACATTATTGTGCTTCTTACTATATTTATTATGTTTAATTTAGCTTTACGATTTATGAATTGAAGATGACTTTTGTAATGCATAATCTTTGTTCTAATTTGTAGGAGTTTGGCCTTTTGTTGCTACAAGAAATGGAAAAGTGCTACTAcgtttaaaaatgaaaaacattaattaaacaaaataatattagCCGGTGGAAATGAGCAGCATATTACAACCATATCCTAAATTCTGGTCCAAGATAGTTGTATAACTGATCACGACCTCAAATTTTACAAATATACCCAAATGAATGAAGAGGGAAACCATTTATTTTCTAAGTAATACAAGCCACAAGCAACACACTATCTGCAGCATAAATTCACAACGATCGATACGATAAACACACGAACAACCTCAAGCACTGCACATACAGTCTGGAGCTGGGCACGTATAAATAGACTGTTGGGACCTTTGTAGTCGAAGTAGCCCTTGCCAGCTTTTATGCCCTTCATGAAACTCGACCCAAGTGAGGCTCTTGTTCAAGAAAAGCTGCCCTAGAAGCGCCATGTTAGGCCTTATCGTCTTCATATTCTCATATGTTCGATGGCCAACCTGGAAATATGGGAGTCGCGTTAGTATACTTTCAAATTTACAAATATACCTCAGGATTCAAACTTGGATCCCGTATGAATACCATTTGACGGATCTTTACCTGTCAAGCAGTCTCATGCGAGTTTTTCGTGTTTGACATTGCAACTTTATAGAAAAGATTCGATGGGAAGAACTAAATACCTCAGCGTTGTGCATATTTCCAGGCGAGGCGGAGATGAAGATATCGCTGTGCATGCTGACATAGTAATCAACTGCAGCTAATAATGAGGCCTTTCCTTTGATTTGAGCTCTCTCATCTGAAGAGGCAAGGCTCTTCTTGTCTTCCATAAGAGGAAACAAACTACGTAAGGTCGAGATCCTCGCTTCCCCACCACACCTGAAACAGAATCGCGAAAAAATAACTTCAACAAACTGCAGGTTCAGCTATAACACTTTATGCGCAGAAAACAAAGGAGCATTGCTCGATATACCTTGTGAGAAGCAAGATATAAGCGTGCTCTGTTGTCGAACCCCAATGCTGCTAGGAGCAATCCAATCTCTTCTGGGGTCAACGGGCACCGCCCTTGACTCCTCAGCTCCTCATCAGTGAATCGAGAGTTCAACACCCTTCCCTGCCAAATAACTTGTCGATACTTGGCAAGAGCTAGTTTTTCGGCCTTACCTCCACCAAAGTCGCAGGCTGAGTGAGCAGCCATATCCTGAATCATGAATGAAACTGAAGTATTATACCTTAACGCTACCAAGGAAAAGTGAAGCAGTCTCAGAGTGCGTGCATGAAGATACTTTCTCCCACGCTGACGACAAAGGTGGAGTATTATAACAAATCATACCTTGTCAAAACGAAGGTGAAGGACAACAAATTTTCCCCTCCCTTGTTTGTCTTTTGAATCAGTTACTCTTGTGAGATAGTTAACGCTCCCAGCTTTGTTGGTGTCGAGAGGATACCTGATACGACTGACAAGGGAATCGCCCAGATTCCTAATGTGAGGAACAAAGACTAGAGCCTGGAAGTTGACCTTACACCGTAGTCTCTGGATGTCCTTGGGCATATTGTCGAAAGCCAAACGGTGGGAAAAAGGCGCAACTGCAGCAATCCCATAGCTGAAACCCCAAAAATATAACAATTAAATATCGTCGTAAATTGAAGttttgagcaagaacaaagatATTTCTACTAAGGCAGCAGCATCTTATGTGTTATCATTATTTTAAATCCagaaaacgaaaaaaatatGCAGGAGTCCAACCTCTGCAGGACAGGCGAGACGTTTTCCAAATACCAGTTAGCTGAAGCATGAACGGGTGCTGTTTTTACTCTGTTAGCTCGAATCGCTGCAGCATAGTACTCCCGAGTGCTCCAAAGGTATTCATCGGGCAACTCTTTGACAATAAATACGTCATCTTTCAGTACATTAATGAAGTGATCGACGTCAAAAATTTCATCAAATGTGCTGCAGGGAAAAAACAAAAGAGCGTTTGTCTCGTTCGGGTCAATGCTTGACTCGTCCTAACAAAACTCGTTTGAAGGGTAAGAACTCAATAAAGAGGACCTTGAATCTTTCCAAACAGGATTTACTTCAAGATGCGGAATTATGAGTGTTGCATTCAAAATTTTAGCAAGAGCAACTGCATCACAAATCTTTATAAACGGATTATATGTCTTAGTCACTCCAGATAAGATAATATCAACCGGCTCAAGAAAAGCAGAACTCCCGCATGTGCCACCTAATAATAAACTGAAGTACTTGCACCCATTCTCTGCTGGTTTAGTCCTCCATCGAGAAACACTTGAATATACCCTTGAGATTTCTCTGGCAGCGCTGCTAAGACAGACCGTTCAGTTTATACACGCTCTGATTCAGCTGTGCATTTCTCACTGGAGGCACTGTCTTGTCGGAGACAGGGTTTCCATCCTTGGTTGGGCAAAGGCCTCCATAGTTCAGCTTGTTGCTCCGCAGACTGACACATAAGCAAGAATGTCTCAGCAGCTTGAAGAACGAATATTGCTGAAGACGTGTGAATCAATCAGTGAACTCTTTACTCACAGTTTGGCGTTCCAGAGCACTCCTAAGTAAACGAGAATGTCGTGGTTTTGGATCATTCAACTCCTACACCAGATACAATTATCAGCCATTGACAATGATGGCAGGTAGGTCGAGTTTCGAACTATAAGATGTTAATACGAAACAAGCTGCTAAATCTGTATTACTAGTTCAGATCAGTCATTCAGTGTTCATGATGAGTCGTTTTCTAATAAGTACGTCTTTTATCGATAAACGCAGTATCAATCATCCACGCATTTTCTCCAGAGTTCTATTTAAACCTCATTCACTAATGCACATCAAGttctactactattatatatatacacagaTAAATGAATATAACAACCAAGTAAGTTACATAATACTTTTATGCTTGACCGATTTGCTAGAAAAATTGAACTACCTCAACATTCTTCTTTTGGAAACTTTCAGTTTAAGCACAAATGGTTTCTTTGATTACTATATCAATTAAGAAACTTCCACCAAATCTACACTGACAACGAAATCCTCAGCAAACCAAGAATCAAGAATTCTGAAATTCCCATCAAGGTCGAATCTTTTCTCTACATACCTAACATTTCCTTAAATTCCTCAAAAAGGCCATTTCTCATAGAAGGTAGCTATTTTCCTTGTTCTTCTAATCTCAGACCTTTTGCAACCACCTTTCCTATAACTAAACAAAGCAGCAGAATTTACCAAACAGGAAGACAAGCAGACACACAATAAACCATAAGATCAAACCAAAAAAGCAAAATTACCAAACACAAAGACAACTTTCACACATACAACGGGGATCAACAGAGAAATGAAAGAGCAAAACATACCGAGAGAAGTGAGGGAAAGGCATGGCTAAAAGGAGTAAAAAGCAGCAGCAGTAAAAGGGCTCCAGCCATGGTTTATGTCTGTGGTTGTGACTGTGAGAATGATAGTACTAATAACAATGCCTGTTGATCTTTATTGCAACCAACTATGTAGATTGATCAAGTCACTcgaacaacttgatcaagtcactCAAGCAGCTGGATCAAGTCACACAAGCAGCTTGATCAAGTCACTCCCGCAGCTTCCATGCAGATTCAACGCGCACACACAGGAAGAATTGGTGAGGAAGAAGGTTTAACGGATAGTTAAATCTAGGCCATTGATTTGTAGACTGTTAGATTAGTTTGAATATAAACCGTTGATCAAAgttagttgatcaagttagttagcttgttttgttttcttctcTTGGTTAAATAGTAGAGATGAGATGCAGTTTTGTAACTCGATTCATTCAGCTCAATTCAAGATTTCTTTCTCTCAAAACTCATCTTCAAGTTTCAACATTCGAATTCCAAAGAGTTTAACAATTGGCGCTGTCTGTGGGAAGCGCGAGCAATCGGATCGAATTGTGGCTTGATCTTTGGAATCGAATCCGCGGTAAAGATGGCGGCAAGGTTGGAAGCGGAGAAGTTCACCGGAAAAAATGACTTCAGTctatggagaatgaagatgcgTGCGATGCTCATTCAACAGGGGCTGTCGGCTGCGCTCGATGAAGAGAAGGAGGATGCAGAGACCGATCTTGACGAGAAGGTGGTTATTAAACGAGCTGATGTTCTGGCCAGAGCCCACAGCGTAGTGGTTCTGTGCTTGAGTGATAAGGTGCTCAGAGAGGTCCCGAAGGAGAAGACGACGGCCGGAATTCTCAAGAAACTAGAGAATTTATACCTCACAAAGTCTCTTGCCAATCGGTTATACATGAAGCTGAGGCTCTATTCATATAAGTTCTTGGAAGATAAGGCAGTGATCGAGCAGCTTGAAGATTTCAACAAGGCgattgatgatcttgaaaacatAGATGTTACGATTGGTGATGAGGATAAATCAATACTTCTACTCAACGCTCTCCCTAAATCCTATGATCAACTACAAGATGCTATCATGTATGGAAGGGAGGAGGTCTATCACCCTCTTGGAAGTTCAGTCTGCTCTAAGGGCAAAGGAGTTGCAAGCATCTGGAGTGAAGCTTCTTGACTCTGCACCTGAACATCAGAGGATCCAAGAGCAAGAAACCCTTCAAGAAGAAATTTGAGGCAGCCAAGCAATCGTGAAATGACAAGAAGGAGAGTAGGGTGTGTTACTGGTGCAACAAACCTGGCCACCTCAAGAAAGATGGTTTTGGGTGGAAGAAGAAACAGGCCACACATGGAAATCAAGGAGCAAACACCTCTGAATGTATTGAATCAAATGATGCAGTGGAGGTCTTGAATGTTATAGAAACTATTGATGGTGCTTCTTGGATTATGGACAGTGGCTGCAGCTTCCACATATGGCCAAATCAAGATTGGTTTGAGACTCTACTGGATTCTGATGGCACTGTCACTCTGGGCAATAACCAAGCGTGCAGTGTGAAAGGCATAGGGTCAATCAGACTCAAAATGAAGGATCAGTCAGTGAAAGTTCTCAGTGATATTAGGTTCATACCAGAAGTCAAAAGGAACCTGATATCTCTCGGATCATTGGAACAGAAGGGCTGCTCTTTCTTGTCAAAGGAAGGAAAAATGCAGGTCAAGAAAAGGGAAAATGTGATCATGACAGCTGAGAGGAGAGGAAGCTTGTACTATCTTTATGCTTCAGTAATCAAGATCCAAAGGGGTGGTGAGCAGTTGAATCTGGTGAAGCTCCCCAGCTTGAGAGTATGGCATAAGAGGCCGGGCCATCCTGCAATAGGAAGCATCAAAGAACTAGTAAAAAAGCAAGTGATCTCAGCTGATGAGTCAGAAGAAATTCATCCATGTCAAGACTGCATCAGAGGCAAAGCTAAGAAATTGCCCTATCCCACTGGTAAACATACTTCTTCATCTCCATTGAATTATGTGCATAGTGATTTATGGGGACCTGCTTCTGTCAATACCATTGGGGGAGGGAAATATTACATGAGCTTGATTGATGATTTCTCTAGAAAAACATGGATTTacattttgaaagaaaaatcagaagcACTTGCAAAATTTAAGGAATGGTGTGATGAAGTAGAGCTTGAGAAGGGATGTAAAGTGAGATGTCTCAGAACAGATAATGGATTAGAATATGTGTCCAAGGCTTTTAATGAATTCTGCAAGCAAAGAGGCATAAAAAGGCATAGGACAGTTCCTATGAATCCTCAACAAAACGGAGTGGCTGGGAGGGCTAACAGAACTATTGTTGAGAGAGTGAGATGTATGTTGTTCTCTTCTGGACTAGGAAAGAAATTCTGGGGTGAAGCAGCTTCTACTGCAGTGTATCTCATGAACAAATGCCCATCTAGCAGCATCAATGGTGATACTCCAAATTATAGGTGGTATGGGAGGAATGCAAGTTATGACAACCGGAAGATTTTTTGCTGTAAAGTGTTTGCTCATGTGAAGCAAGGAAAATTGGATCCCAGGGCATTAATGTGCGTGATGTTGGGATATCAAAAGGGAGTCAAGGGGTACAAGTTGTGGTTCATAGAGCCAGGCAATCACAAAGTGATCATTAGCAGAGATGCGATATTTCTAGAGAGGGACATGCTTTTTCTGAATAAGGGAGATGCTAATGCTGATGGAGTAAGAATAATGGCTAGTGATGGTGCTGAGTTTGAGGTGGAGCCTATTGAGAAGCAAGATCAGATTCAACGTGATAGCAGTTCTGATGCAGAGGCTGGGGAATCAGCTTCTGGAGCAACTGGAGCTTCTGATAATGAGCCCGATATTGCTCATGATGGTAATGATGATCTAAGTGGCTATCAGTTGGCCAGAGATAGAGTAATGACTATATAATCAGAAATGCACACAAACAGTTTATTGGGCATTCACCCAAAATATGAAAATAGAGGATGAAAAAAGTAGTAACAGCGCTCGAGTAAAACAAACTGAAGAATAATGCAATCGcgaaagaaaataatatgaaatCACGTTTTGTTTTCACAAAACTTGAAAGTAAAAGGACAAGAAACAGCTGCAGCGATTTGGACGGTTGGACCCTTTGTGAACTAATGTAAATGGTTGAGATGCTTTTTCAGACAGCTGATTTTGTCAgccaacaattttttttctacGCGTCACACAATCTATGGCTTCATCTTCGTTTTGTAATGCAGGTTTTTTATGATGCAAATTTTTACAGAAATATCTTAGACAATATATTTTGTTGGCATTTTTCAATTGGGAAATCGGCCACCGACAGACTGCTGTCTCGATGTTCATCAAAACTTGGATTGACTTTTCTCTTTTCacctttatttttcatttttatttggcATGCAATTTTGGAAATTACTGCTCCctccatccacgaaaaataggacacattatgaatgacacggattttaatatgaaaatggtaaaataagagagaaggagaaaaagtatgagagaactgatattaataaaatgtggggttcatattattagtaaaagaAAAGTGGTATTAACAAGAGAGAAGTAGTTGAAAACTTTCCCTTtttaaatgtgttttatttttcatgAAGAACCAAAAATAGCAAATGTGTTCTATTTTCGTGAGGAGTACTAAATTGAATGgaattaaaatggaaatatgGTGCATTGCATGTCCTTTCATTTGGTATATCATTAAATTAGAATAGAGTGAACTATAAAAATGGTCTATGGACTATGGATTTATCTCACTcatagtccctggactttaaaaatatcgtcttACAttcctggactaagggtttatctcaaatttggtcattttgtcatttttcgatacgaaaatacccttttgagcattTTGGCAATTCGgtctttttacatttttaacattttaaatctgatattatttcagtgatgtactaaatctgatattatttcaaaattatcattcttcttcccttttgtcatccttcactttgtttctttatttcaatattggatttaattttataaattaaatttaaaatttagatttttaaatatcaataaatttttttaattaaaactattaaatcatggacactataaatattgattaaaactattaatttttgttatttaatataatattcagctgaattgaagaagtatagaaaaataatattaatcgtgatggaaaaataaaagttattctatttagccttcattcggttgttataattgcttgtgattaaatattatgaagttgactaaaaattgattaaatattatgaagttgactaaaaattgattaaatattatgaagttgactaaaaatttgatactactaaaaCTTTTATATAAGAgtattttttgttgaaattttctagttagttttgattgttttcaaataattaaatgaaaattatattagccttacattagatgcatatttatttcagaataaatcgtgttatatgatctatttatgattaaaactattaaatattgattaaaactaagttggcgtcggcataccttattgattaaatattagacactatcaaatattgattaaaactattagtttttgtattaaataattttaataattaataaaaatttattgatatttaaaaatcaaattttaaaatttaattttataaaattaaatctaatattgaaataaagaaacaaagtgaaggatgacaaaagggaagaagaatgataattttgaaataatatcagatttagtaaatcactgaaataatatcagatttaaatattaaaatgtaaaaagaccaaattgcccaaatgctcaaaagggtattttcgtatcaaaaaatggcaaaaggacCAAATTttagataaacccttagtccagggatgtctgacgatatttttaaagtccagggactatgggcgagataaactcatagtccatggacatttttgtagttcactcattagaataacattaaaattataaaatttgaaaaaaaccTCATTTCTTGCTCTCACaggaaataaaaaagagaaaggaaatGACTATTAAAGGAAATGAAAATCACGGGTTTAATGCAAAAAATAAAGTTTCTTGACTAGATATATCGTTTTCGCCTATTTAATTCAACCTTTATTATAAATAGTTAGATGTGATCGTCAATAAAAAGACAAGAGCATCTAGTTGACCCTTCCAATAGCACCGCCCCATTTTTTTATTCACAGTCCCAGTTTATTTATCTGCGCCCACAAAACAAAGTGTCCACAGCTATAAGGTGCACACTTctaatagccccaaaatttttagccacttttcattttatttttatttttgtttatttaagtcaattataattaaaattatcgaatgtaaataattagaaaacgaggtaattgggaccgaatattcgttgtattggaaacggtaaaattatacaactaacatttaaaaacaatacaaatcaaaacgccgccaccgtctactaAGTGGCGGAGTCggattcctcctcctcttctcgACCGCCTCGCCCGCTGCCGCCGGCCGCCCCTGCCAAATCCTCATCAGACAAGCCTAGCCGGCGCTGGATCCGACTTATGAGTTTCCAGTATATTCCCTTGATGATTGGGTCGGTTGCGGTCTCGTAGAAACGACAGTTTTCCTGCAGTTGTTtcatcaactgcacatctaggttctccctcaagacctcgtggggaGCAGGGGCCATGGGTTGCGGTATAGGGGCGAGCTGCGGGAAGCGCGATCCAGACGCGGCCGACGatatgcggtcgtgacagagtttGACTTATCCCTTATGTTGATCCTTTTCATTTGAGATTATTTTGGTCATGTTATAGTTGCTCTTACTAtcactagggagttgtggtcgtgacatttACTCTGCTAGAgtattatataggagtattcCATATCTGACTAACGTTTGatgaatataattatttactttattgCTATTTACTTGCTGGAGTATTATACAGGAGTATTCCATATCTGACTAACGTTTGatgaatataattatttactttattgCTATTTACTTGCTGGAgtattatataggagtattcCATATCTAGCTAACGTTTGatgaatataattatttactttattttctgagTATAATTGGTAGTCCATAACTAAttctagggctggcaattttcgacacgatacgataatctgacacgaatccgcacgaaattattgggttgggtcaagtcttattggatccgtgtccttatcgggt
Coding sequences within:
- the LOC121774274 gene encoding mechanosensitive ion channel protein 2, chloroplastic-like: MTVSGSLQLSLAARKLPETMVCSKRFELQNPNAKSRLCLSSDNLPSISLQHHSWSSNVSKRINPRVCTIPCRNNQLRCHCFLNPGAPSDINYVKNATLTLARSFNRLQGSPLVIKLASAVSIIIFAVWGLGPLVRLSRNLLFHKGDNTWKKSSTYQITTSYVRPLLLWTGAIIICRALDPVTIPTKAGQIVKQRLLNFVRSLSSVLGFAYCLSSLILQAQKFAMETNDSKDTRNMGFQFAGKAIYTAVWVAAVSLFMELLGFSTQKWLTAGGLGTVLLTLAGREIFTNFLSSAMIHATRPFVVNQWIQTKIEGYDVSGTVEHVGWWSPTIVRGEDREAVHIPNHKFTVNVVRNLTQKTHWRIKTHLAISHLDVSKINNIVADMRKVLAKNPHVEQQKLHRRVFLDNINPENQALMIMVSCFVKTSHFEEYLCVKEATMLDLLRVIRHHRARLATPIRTVQKVYTDADLDNVPFSETMYDRGGVSNRPVLLIEPSYKINGDDKPRNQARSARANGEEAVKGTNDVQKSVTKADSEAGKMPKVETKSSSDPKHSSSAKTVANTDNKPVEEQSPTADSSSKQPQKVGQDASSVSSPDLGSRRSDNAYSTSHSKQAAQTPATKPSLEENIVLGVALDGSKRTLPIEEEMVGPPNPEDTKELASLHSGNGLAVTDEKNDSKRPNTPGSLSNEQSDLQK
- the LOC121773753 gene encoding O-fucosyltransferase 39-like, with translation MAGALLLLLLFTPFSHAFPSLLSELNDPKPRHSRLLRSALERQTSAEQQAELWRPLPNQGWKPCLRQDSASTLPEKSQGYIQVFLDGGLNQQRMGICDAVALAKILNATLIIPHLEVNPVWKDSSTFDEIFDVDHFINVLKDDVFIVKELPDEYLWSTREYYAAAIRANRVKTAPVHASANWYLENVSPVLQSYGIAAVAPFSHRLAFDNMPKDIQRLRCKVNFQALVFVPHIRNLGDSLVSRIRYPLDTNKAGSVNYLTRVTDSKDKQGRGKFVVLHLRFDKDMAAHSACDFGGGKAEKLALAKYRQVIWQGRVLNSRFTDEELRSQGRCPLTPEEIGLLLAALGFDNRARLYLASHKVYRAMCGGEARISTLRSLFPLMEDKKSLASSDERAQIKGKASLLAAVDYYVSMHSDIFISASPGNMHNAEVGHRTYENMKTIRPNMALLGQLFLNKSLTWVEFHEGHKSWQGLLRLQRSQQSIYTCPAPDCMCSA